One Leptospira bourretii DNA segment encodes these proteins:
- a CDS encoding GlsB/YeaQ/YmgE family stress response membrane protein, with amino-acid sequence MFSFIWFLLIGLVAGWLAGRILRGKGFGLIANLVIGVVGSFLGGIVFRFFGFSTNNLIAELIVAVVGAILLIFIAGMIKKR; translated from the coding sequence ATGTTTAGTTTTATTTGGTTTTTACTGATTGGTCTTGTAGCAGGTTGGCTTGCTGGTCGTATTTTGCGTGGAAAAGGATTTGGACTGATTGCCAATTTGGTGATCGGTGTTGTCGGTTCCTTTTTAGGAGGGATTGTATTTCGGTTTTTTGGTTTTAGTACAAATAACCTGATTGCGGAACTCATCGTGGCAGTGGTGGGAGCCATTCTACTCATCTTCATCGCAGGAATGATCAAAAAAAGATAA
- a CDS encoding YebC/PmpR family DNA-binding transcriptional regulator — MSGHSKWATIRRKKGAIDAKRGAIFTRIAKEISVAAKEGGGDQEGNPRLRLAVTKAKAANMPKDNIERAIKKGTGGLEGMVYEECLYECYALGGVAIMVDVLTDKKSRTTPEIKSILTKLGGSLANAGAVSRLFERKGQITLKADQISEEALFDLALGAGAEDIQVNDGMYTVITAPAEYEAVQSALSTKGLNMEESEIKYIPMTTVEVNDKETAEKIMKLIDNLEANDDVQGVSSNFELGDGVELD, encoded by the coding sequence ATGTCAGGACACTCGAAATGGGCGACGATTCGAAGAAAAAAAGGGGCCATTGATGCGAAAAGAGGGGCCATCTTTACGAGGATTGCCAAAGAAATTTCCGTAGCTGCCAAAGAAGGTGGTGGAGACCAAGAAGGAAACCCAAGACTTCGCCTAGCGGTCACCAAAGCAAAGGCTGCCAACATGCCAAAAGACAATATCGAACGGGCTATCAAAAAGGGAACAGGTGGTTTGGAAGGTATGGTCTATGAAGAGTGTCTGTATGAATGTTACGCACTCGGTGGAGTTGCCATTATGGTGGATGTCCTCACTGATAAAAAATCCCGTACTACTCCTGAAATTAAAAGCATTCTAACCAAACTTGGTGGTTCCCTTGCCAACGCAGGCGCGGTTTCTCGCCTATTTGAGCGCAAAGGGCAAATCACACTCAAGGCAGACCAAATTTCCGAAGAAGCTCTTTTTGATCTAGCACTAGGTGCCGGTGCCGAAGACATCCAAGTCAATGATGGAATGTATACTGTGATCACAGCTCCTGCTGAATACGAAGCGGTTCAATCGGCCCTTTCCACAAAAGGTCTGAATATGGAAGAATCGGAAATAAAATACATTCCCATGACCACTGTTGAAGTGAACGACAAAGAAACAGCAGAAAAGATCATGAAGTTAATTGATAACTTAGAAGCCAATGACGACGTCCAAGGTGTGAGTTCTAACTTTGAGTTAGGTGATGGAGTGGAACTCGATTAA
- a CDS encoding acyl-CoA dehydrogenase family protein, whose translation MIDFSITDEQKALRDLAKDFAKNEMIPKAEHHDHTGEYPKEILKKAFDVGLMNMHIPVEYGGSGLGVLDELIASEELFYGCSGMATAILANNLALAPVLLGADDYVMKKFVQPMTETFTLAAYAVTEPGAGSDVAGIRTTAKRVGDEYIINGSKMWITNAGHADWFFVLAKTDPNAGHKGMTGFIVDAKTPGIIIGKKEKNMGQRCSDTRGVTFEDVKVPKENMIGKEGEGFKIAMGAFDKTRPAVAIGAVGVARSALDHSIRYANTRNAFGKPISVNQGVSFMIAEMARDIEAGRLLCWQSAWLIDNGFRNTYQASIAKVFCADMAMRVTTDAVQIFGGYGFNEEYPVEKLMRDAKIFQIYEGTSQIQRVIISKFLNDGVGIETPNA comes from the coding sequence ATGATTGATTTTTCTATCACCGATGAACAAAAAGCCCTCCGCGATTTAGCTAAAGATTTCGCCAAAAATGAAATGATTCCCAAGGCGGAACACCACGACCACACAGGTGAGTACCCCAAAGAAATTTTAAAGAAAGCTTTTGATGTAGGTCTGATGAATATGCATATTCCAGTAGAGTATGGTGGATCAGGTCTTGGTGTTTTGGACGAACTCATTGCCTCGGAAGAATTATTTTATGGATGTTCCGGGATGGCAACTGCCATCCTAGCCAACAATCTTGCACTCGCTCCAGTATTGTTAGGTGCAGATGATTACGTAATGAAAAAATTCGTACAACCAATGACGGAAACTTTTACTCTCGCTGCATATGCGGTCACTGAACCAGGTGCCGGATCGGATGTAGCTGGGATCCGAACCACAGCAAAACGAGTGGGTGATGAATACATCATCAACGGATCCAAAATGTGGATCACAAATGCAGGTCATGCAGATTGGTTTTTTGTTTTAGCAAAAACAGATCCAAATGCCGGCCATAAAGGTATGACAGGCTTTATCGTAGATGCCAAAACTCCAGGAATCATCATCGGTAAAAAAGAAAAAAATATGGGACAACGTTGTTCCGATACTCGTGGTGTTACCTTTGAAGATGTAAAAGTTCCCAAAGAAAACATGATCGGAAAAGAGGGTGAGGGATTCAAAATTGCCATGGGTGCTTTTGACAAAACTCGTCCTGCTGTAGCGATTGGAGCCGTGGGTGTGGCTCGTTCTGCACTTGACCATTCCATTCGATATGCAAACACGCGTAATGCGTTCGGAAAACCAATCTCTGTGAACCAAGGTGTTAGTTTTATGATCGCAGAAATGGCTCGTGACATTGAAGCAGGAAGACTTCTCTGTTGGCAATCGGCGTGGCTAATCGATAACGGATTTAGAAATACCTACCAAGCATCCATTGCAAAAGTATTTTGTGCAGATATGGCAATGCGTGTGACAACAGATGCAGTACAAATCTTTGGTGGTTACGGATTCAACGAAGAATACCCAGTAGAAAAATTGATGCGTGATGCAAAGATTTTCCAAATCTACGAAGGAACTTCACAGATCCAACGTGTGATCATTTCCAAATTTCTGAATGACGGAGTTGGGATCGAAACTCCTAACGCATAA
- a CDS encoding anthranilate synthase component II produces the protein MFLLIDNYDSFTYILYQYLNQITPTTVIRHDEDLPADLYEKYKAVVLSPGPGLPKTSGKLISHLQSFYEFLPVLGICLGHQALAEVTGAKLEQTRDIFHGRPSEIIHNGQGVFKNIPNGFMANRYHSWAVSKVSLPNELEVTAETKDGVIMGIRHRKWNKVFGVQFHPESILTEHGETLLRNFYEEVIT, from the coding sequence ATGTTTCTTCTCATCGACAACTACGATTCATTCACTTATATTCTGTACCAATACCTGAACCAAATCACACCGACAACTGTAATACGCCATGATGAAGATTTGCCGGCAGATTTGTATGAAAAATACAAAGCAGTGGTTTTATCACCTGGTCCTGGGCTTCCTAAAACTTCTGGAAAACTAATCTCTCATTTACAATCCTTCTATGAATTTTTGCCAGTTCTTGGTATTTGTTTGGGTCACCAAGCTTTGGCAGAAGTCACTGGTGCCAAACTCGAACAAACAAGAGACATATTCCATGGACGCCCTTCCGAGATTATCCACAATGGCCAGGGTGTCTTTAAAAACATCCCCAATGGATTTATGGCCAACCGGTACCACTCTTGGGCTGTGTCGAAAGTTTCTTTGCCTAATGAATTGGAAGTGACAGCCGAAACAAAGGATGGAGTCATAATGGGAATTCGTCACAGAAAATGGAATAAGGTCTTTGGGGTTCAGTTTCATCCAGAATCCATTCTCACCGAACATGGGGAAACCTTACTTCGTAACTTCTATGAGGAAGTCATCACATGA
- a CDS encoding ABC transporter ATP-binding protein: MKYFFRLLSYSVHYRERFVLGLVFALLTAVLNGISLTALIPLFDSLGGDKNNRFHLDLTLPEKTILVQEVLLGTDSLDGLERIKRLIISAKLQINEFTEDMEPKEVVWAVCIAVFPLYLLKLGTYLLSVYCIATAGYKAVRDIRQELFQKVQRLPLTYFYKEKTGLIMSRVINDAEIVAAVISSNLRDAVINFFYVVTHLMILIYLNSELLLLACLTIPVVIMPVTLFTRKISSSTARFQEKLADLNSHIQEFISGIKVIRTFRQEKQDLKKFDNINYKVYRRTFKGQFYLQMAPSLVELTSSIVVLGYFAMGAKFIYSGKFTQGEFMAFLLTLLFLLRPLTQLSQMVGKITQANSAGKRIFEIIDRDPEVVEHGDEVVLEKIEKGIQFDDIHFSYPGTNQEVLKGINLDIKLGETYAFVGTSGSGKSTLMDLIPRFFDPTAGKICIDGIDIRNFSLNSLRKKIGIVTQEIFLFHGTIADNIAYGTGAATRKEVVRAARLANAHDFITNMENGYDTVIGVRGLDLSGGQRQRLVIARALLRNAEIMILDEATSALDAESERLVSRALERLFKNRTTFIIAHRLSTVRRVKNIVVIEEGEIKEQGDHDSLLSQNGIYKKLYDSQFAEAEIQI; the protein is encoded by the coding sequence ATGAAATATTTTTTTAGACTTTTGTCCTATTCTGTGCATTACCGAGAACGATTTGTATTGGGGCTTGTGTTTGCACTTTTGACAGCTGTTTTGAATGGTATTTCTTTAACTGCACTGATTCCCTTATTTGATTCGTTAGGTGGAGACAAAAATAATCGCTTTCACTTAGATTTAACTCTTCCTGAAAAAACAATTTTAGTCCAAGAGGTTCTTTTAGGGACTGATAGTTTGGATGGATTGGAACGAATCAAACGTCTGATCATTTCCGCAAAACTTCAAATCAACGAATTCACAGAAGACATGGAGCCAAAGGAAGTAGTCTGGGCAGTTTGTATTGCAGTTTTTCCACTATATCTTTTAAAACTAGGGACTTATCTTCTATCTGTTTATTGCATCGCTACCGCTGGGTATAAGGCCGTTCGAGACATTCGCCAGGAACTATTTCAAAAAGTCCAAAGGTTGCCACTGACTTATTTTTATAAGGAAAAAACGGGACTCATTATGAGTCGGGTCATCAATGATGCTGAAATTGTGGCCGCTGTTATTTCAAGTAACTTACGTGATGCGGTCATCAATTTCTTTTATGTAGTCACTCATTTAATGATTCTGATTTATTTAAATTCAGAATTATTACTCCTCGCTTGCCTCACAATTCCTGTGGTGATTATGCCGGTGACTTTGTTTACACGAAAAATTTCTTCCTCTACGGCAAGGTTCCAAGAAAAACTCGCCGACCTCAATAGCCATATCCAAGAATTCATTTCAGGGATCAAGGTCATCAGAACCTTTCGCCAAGAGAAACAAGATCTTAAAAAATTCGATAACATCAACTATAAGGTGTACCGAAGGACTTTTAAGGGGCAGTTTTACTTACAGATGGCACCAAGTCTTGTGGAACTTACATCTTCCATCGTGGTGCTTGGTTATTTTGCGATGGGGGCCAAATTTATATATTCAGGTAAGTTCACACAAGGTGAATTTATGGCCTTCCTGCTTACCTTGTTATTTTTACTCCGCCCCCTCACCCAACTTTCACAAATGGTAGGAAAAATCACCCAAGCCAATTCAGCAGGGAAAAGGATTTTTGAAATCATCGATCGTGATCCGGAAGTGGTTGAACATGGAGATGAAGTTGTCCTCGAAAAAATAGAGAAGGGGATTCAATTTGATGACATTCATTTTTCTTATCCAGGAACCAACCAGGAAGTTTTAAAAGGAATCAACTTGGATATCAAACTGGGTGAAACCTATGCCTTTGTTGGAACCAGTGGATCTGGTAAATCAACACTTATGGACTTAATCCCCCGGTTCTTTGATCCAACTGCAGGAAAGATCTGTATTGATGGGATCGATATTCGTAATTTCTCTCTTAACTCTCTGCGTAAAAAAATTGGAATTGTCACTCAGGAAATTTTTCTCTTTCACGGAACCATTGCAGATAACATTGCTTATGGGACGGGAGCTGCAACACGTAAGGAAGTTGTTCGTGCGGCGCGTCTTGCCAATGCTCATGATTTTATTACCAATATGGAAAACGGTTATGATACCGTCATTGGAGTGCGTGGGCTTGACTTAAGTGGGGGCCAAAGGCAGAGGTTGGTGATTGCCCGTGCTTTGTTACGAAATGCAGAAATTATGATTTTAGATGAGGCAACCAGCGCTCTTGATGCAGAATCCGAAAGGTTGGTGAGTCGCGCTTTGGAACGTCTTTTTAAAAATAGAACCACCTTTATCATTGCCCACCGTCTTTCCACCGTACGCCGTGTAAAAAATATTGTTGTGATTGAAGAGGGTGAGATCAAGGAACAAGGGGATCATGATTCCTTACTTTCTCAAAACGGAATTTATAAAAAATTATACGATAGTCAATTTGCGGAAGCGGAGATCCAAATATGA
- a CDS encoding response regulator — MKKVLIVDDNDRYANNLKSYFDSKNISSDRAVDAKEGYDLFSKNPNYDMIVSDVTMETQTSGLWMMRQIYKSGYKGVLVIASTGFDVFGVMPFSSLFLPWFCGLHWMIPKVPLKQGTVEWVPTALSKGKSIPF, encoded by the coding sequence ATGAAAAAAGTTTTAATCGTTGATGATAATGATCGTTATGCGAATAATTTAAAATCATATTTCGACTCCAAAAATATATCCTCGGATCGTGCTGTGGATGCAAAAGAAGGATATGACCTTTTTTCAAAAAATCCAAACTATGATATGATTGTTTCGGATGTGACTATGGAAACCCAAACATCAGGGCTTTGGATGATGCGCCAAATTTATAAATCTGGTTACAAGGGAGTTCTAGTGATTGCTTCCACTGGTTTTGACGTGTTTGGTGTGATGCCGTTTTCTTCTTTGTTTTTACCTTGGTTTTGTGGGCTTCATTGGATGATCCCCAAAGTCCCACTCAAACAAGGTACGGTGGAATGGGTTCCCACCGCTCTTTCTAAAGGAAAATCTATTCCTTTCTAG
- a CDS encoding HEAT repeat domain-containing protein, with protein MFQKGQDIIWKSSLWVVLVLLIGCSSSKPYQLTDVSPKYKEYQGSDLDPHKTKNVIIPVTNNRKYDDFIQEAHKAIALLEFGENVALRADSKKTVGEPVTKEMQAAAYLEEDLPQIVSKLPGLLQTNQDLIDSTPNDFDGPAIGRVSYELGNILDSLKEFNSKAIGIQNAIRHLRSDSGNYNQGKEVTEAETKPVVADPVIAPVEEPKKKPEKIIFKKEDTSSKISIKRLNRKTKVTGKAKANEQINELVKKEEEKVLSDEEKKDREYTEQIRNGLVQVFQWEYYRKPQKLEKILSTHPIPRVRSAAALALGRLKAGRVSLQNAIDKDGYQVRPAAYKALSDLGDKRSLSYFIAGTKAEDPEVIAVSYEGLGKTRDPAGREMILTTGLASEYVVIVSGALRGLAYHKLDADVEIFDKFLKSNDNEIKEAALEALAIHGSRESLRILERVVVEEPSLALMAVDEISKNPTLSATFALIRLNESQTDEKLNKRIGESLLRRKAFGKYAIILVQDDYLRAEPNERSRPVSYIKNKEIGLILSETKKEFAVRIGEDILTDKYIQVKMESTLPGAQGAFVTGWVFYPKLDIIEVKQLGSDGNSGKYSNLKKGKHNNLFNPIEEIKVPRKE; from the coding sequence ATGTTTCAAAAGGGTCAAGACATAATTTGGAAGAGCAGTTTATGGGTGGTCCTTGTTCTGTTGATAGGTTGTTCCAGTTCCAAACCATACCAGTTAACAGACGTTTCACCAAAGTATAAAGAATACCAAGGAAGTGATTTAGATCCTCATAAAACAAAAAATGTGATCATCCCTGTCACTAATAATCGTAAATATGATGATTTTATACAAGAAGCACATAAGGCCATTGCACTATTAGAATTTGGCGAAAATGTTGCCCTTCGTGCTGATAGCAAAAAGACTGTAGGAGAGCCTGTTACTAAAGAAATGCAGGCCGCCGCCTATTTGGAAGAAGATCTTCCTCAAATAGTATCCAAACTTCCTGGACTTTTACAAACAAACCAAGACTTAATTGATAGCACTCCCAATGATTTTGATGGGCCAGCAATCGGTCGTGTGAGTTATGAATTAGGTAATATTTTAGACTCACTTAAAGAATTTAATTCAAAAGCCATTGGAATCCAAAATGCGATCCGGCATTTAAGATCTGACTCAGGGAACTACAACCAGGGAAAAGAAGTAACTGAAGCAGAGACTAAACCTGTTGTGGCAGATCCTGTGATTGCTCCAGTTGAGGAACCGAAGAAAAAACCGGAAAAAATCATTTTCAAAAAAGAAGATACAAGTTCAAAAATTTCAATTAAAAGACTCAATCGCAAAACAAAAGTTACAGGAAAAGCCAAAGCGAATGAACAAATCAATGAACTAGTCAAAAAAGAAGAGGAAAAAGTTCTTTCTGATGAAGAAAAAAAAGACAGGGAATATACGGAACAAATCCGGAATGGACTAGTCCAAGTATTTCAATGGGAATATTACCGCAAACCTCAGAAACTAGAAAAGATTTTATCCACACATCCTATTCCACGTGTTCGGTCTGCTGCGGCTCTTGCACTGGGTCGTTTGAAAGCAGGCCGGGTCAGTTTACAGAATGCTATCGATAAAGACGGATACCAAGTAAGACCTGCTGCTTATAAAGCATTGTCTGATCTTGGAGACAAAAGATCCCTATCTTATTTTATCGCAGGAACGAAAGCAGAAGATCCAGAAGTGATTGCTGTAAGTTATGAAGGTCTTGGAAAAACAAGAGACCCAGCCGGAAGGGAAATGATTCTCACAACCGGTCTTGCTTCCGAATATGTTGTGATTGTTTCGGGCGCACTCCGAGGTCTCGCTTATCATAAATTAGATGCTGATGTTGAAATTTTTGATAAATTTTTAAAGTCAAACGATAATGAAATCAAAGAAGCGGCACTCGAAGCATTGGCCATCCATGGAAGTCGAGAAAGCCTAAGAATTTTAGAACGAGTTGTGGTAGAAGAACCAAGTCTTGCACTAATGGCTGTTGATGAAATTAGCAAAAATCCAACCCTCTCCGCCACATTTGCTCTCATTCGATTGAATGAATCCCAAACCGATGAAAAATTAAATAAACGAATTGGGGAATCATTACTTCGTCGCAAAGCTTTTGGCAAATATGCAATCATCTTAGTCCAAGATGATTATCTTCGAGCAGAACCAAACGAACGTTCAAGACCGGTGTCTTACATTAAAAATAAAGAAATTGGTTTAATCCTTTCTGAAACGAAAAAGGAATTTGCGGTTCGAATCGGAGAAGATATTTTAACTGATAAATACATCCAAGTGAAAATGGAATCCACTCTACCTGGTGCTCAGGGAGCGTTTGTCACTGGTTGGGTGTTTTATCCAAAACTAGACATTATTGAAGTGAAACAGTTAGGAAGTGATGGAAACTCTGGAAAATATTCCAATTTGAAAAAAGGAAAACACAATAATCTCTTCAACCCAATTGAAGAGATTAAAGTCCCTAGAAAGGAATAG
- the hflX gene encoding GTPase HflX encodes MDLARLVGEISVEIGRQVGLLIERTGYVTHLIVGNDHSIEIPHLDRYRVAHSRLRGLRLFHTHLKEHPLNQEDLMDLVLNRFDSITAACVGSDGIPKFFFSAFINPDPDAKEPWILSPKQYPGQLKYGYSEQVEALESEFTKKTSNLKESQKENRAFLVGVYDVRKMKRSPEHSMAELKELCRTAGIHVVDTYVQKRDPDPRTVVGKGKLQEIILTSVHKDIEHLIFDLELTPSQAKKISDASDLKIIDRTQLILDIFSKNAKSRDGKLQVELAQLKYLKNRLSELDDNMSRLTGGIGGRGPGETKLEIGNRRVEEKITRLENELKDLKRRRELNRKARSRNEIPIVGIVGYTNAGKSTLLNALTNSTVIAEDKLFATLDPTTRRIRFPEEREIIISDTVGFIHDLPPDLSQAFKATLEELGDADLLLHVVDSTNANYAEQMEAVDTILNSLQLNEIPRMVVFNKADGLDEETRASFEKNEALLVSAVTREGLSQLLDLIEEELWKKKEPSPQVTVPSL; translated from the coding sequence ATGGACCTCGCAAGGCTTGTGGGTGAGATTTCAGTGGAAATTGGTAGGCAGGTCGGACTCCTCATCGAAAGGACAGGTTATGTCACTCATTTGATTGTAGGGAATGACCACTCCATCGAAATTCCTCATTTGGACCGTTATCGCGTTGCCCATTCCAGGCTTCGCGGCCTTCGACTCTTTCACACACACCTCAAAGAACATCCGTTAAACCAAGAAGATTTGATGGACCTTGTCCTCAATCGATTTGATTCCATCACGGCCGCTTGTGTAGGTTCTGATGGAATTCCCAAATTCTTTTTTTCTGCCTTTATCAATCCAGATCCCGATGCAAAGGAACCTTGGATCCTTTCTCCCAAACAATACCCAGGCCAGTTGAAGTATGGATACTCGGAACAAGTGGAAGCACTGGAATCAGAATTCACAAAAAAAACTTCCAACCTCAAAGAATCACAAAAAGAAAACCGAGCTTTCCTTGTAGGTGTGTATGATGTTAGGAAGATGAAACGATCTCCAGAACATTCGATGGCAGAACTCAAAGAACTTTGTCGCACAGCTGGAATCCATGTTGTAGATACCTATGTCCAAAAAAGAGATCCCGATCCCAGAACTGTTGTGGGAAAAGGTAAGTTACAAGAAATCATTTTAACTTCAGTTCACAAAGACATTGAACATTTGATTTTTGATCTGGAACTCACACCTTCCCAGGCCAAAAAAATCTCTGATGCAAGTGATTTAAAAATCATCGATCGCACCCAACTGATTTTAGATATCTTTTCCAAAAATGCAAAATCAAGAGATGGAAAACTACAGGTAGAACTGGCCCAACTCAAATATTTAAAAAACCGACTTTCGGAATTGGATGACAATATGAGTCGCCTAACGGGCGGTATTGGTGGAAGAGGTCCCGGAGAAACTAAGTTGGAAATTGGAAACAGACGTGTGGAAGAAAAAATCACTCGTTTGGAAAATGAACTAAAAGACCTCAAACGCCGTAGGGAATTAAACCGTAAGGCTCGTTCTAGAAACGAAATCCCCATTGTGGGAATTGTTGGTTATACGAATGCCGGAAAGTCAACACTGCTCAATGCCCTCACCAATTCGACTGTCATTGCCGAAGACAAATTATTTGCGACTTTGGATCCTACAACTCGTAGGATTCGTTTTCCAGAAGAAAGAGAAATCATTATTTCTGACACTGTGGGTTTTATCCATGACCTTCCGCCAGACCTTTCCCAAGCCTTTAAGGCAACTCTTGAAGAATTAGGGGATGCGGATTTATTACTCCACGTGGTCGATTCCACAAATGCAAATTATGCGGAACAAATGGAAGCTGTGGATACAATTCTCAATTCATTACAATTGAATGAAATTCCGAGAATGGTTGTTTTTAACAAAGCAGACGGGTTGGATGAGGAAACAAGAGCCTCCTTCGAAAAAAACGAAGCACTCCTAGTTTCTGCGGTAACCCGCGAAGGTCTTTCTCAACTTTTGGATTTAATTGAAGAAGAACTTTGGAAAAAAAAGGAACCGAGTCCGCAGGTTACGGTTCCCAGTTTGTAA
- a CDS encoding STAS domain-containing protein: MADLQFPSLDLKTEFIDIKGERVLVVSFVGQITNTNAYEINRNISVIFRDSVFNIILELTKLDYINSIGVATLIGIIKTVESHHGKIMIGGLNHFLENVIRLMDLPQKVQIFNTKQEAITNWEP, from the coding sequence ATGGCGGATTTACAGTTTCCCTCCCTGGATCTCAAAACAGAATTCATTGATATCAAAGGAGAACGAGTTCTGGTTGTTTCCTTTGTGGGCCAGATCACCAATACCAATGCATATGAGATCAATCGGAATATATCCGTGATCTTCAGAGATTCTGTGTTTAATATCATTTTGGAATTAACCAAATTGGATTATATCAACAGCATTGGAGTAGCGACACTCATCGGTATCATCAAAACAGTAGAAAGCCATCATGGAAAAATTATGATTGGTGGGCTCAATCATTTTCTAGAAAATGTGATTCGGCTAATGGATTTACCGCAGAAGGTTCAGATTTTTAATACCAAACAAGAAGCCATTACAAACTGGGAACCGTAA
- a CDS encoding homoserine dehydrogenase, translated as MKEVRIGLLGAGVVGTSLLQLLDKNREKIQRHYGINLQLTTIATRSPGKLQGKTNAPVTDDVLSVTNRSDIDMIVELIGGTETAYQAVRSALENGKTVITANKALLSEKGRELYPIAAKTGAELGYEAAVAGSIPIIRTLRDGLSSCEFEVICGILNGTTNFILTKMEQEAWDYAIALKKAQELGFAEADPTFDVEGIDAGHKISLLASLAFREYVSFASLSVKGISDLQSLDIQSALSLGYRIKLLGISKRSSAGVLTKVHPTLVPLDHPLANVMNESNAVFYKTKEADSGMITGKGAGGMPTASAVLSDIIYYASRLGSKDIAKENNLFPEAKAFPEPDNLVRYYLRFSTVDKPGVLAEISQVLGRHNISIASVQQKESTSEPVSVIVVTHGATEGEFQKSLQEIDTMSTIIKQKTVAIRLLEKL; from the coding sequence ATGAAAGAAGTTCGTATTGGTCTATTGGGTGCCGGAGTTGTCGGCACTAGCTTACTCCAACTCTTGGATAAAAACCGAGAAAAAATCCAACGTCATTATGGAATCAACTTACAACTAACGACCATTGCCACCCGTAGCCCGGGAAAACTCCAAGGTAAAACGAACGCTCCAGTAACAGACGATGTACTATCTGTTACAAATCGTTCGGATATCGATATGATTGTTGAATTGATAGGCGGAACGGAAACAGCTTACCAAGCGGTTCGTTCCGCATTAGAAAATGGTAAAACCGTCATCACGGCCAATAAGGCGTTGTTATCCGAAAAAGGTCGGGAATTGTATCCGATCGCTGCAAAAACCGGTGCTGAGCTTGGTTATGAGGCAGCAGTGGCCGGTTCCATTCCCATCATCCGTACTTTACGAGATGGACTCTCTTCTTGCGAATTTGAAGTCATTTGCGGAATCCTAAACGGAACCACAAATTTTATTTTAACCAAAATGGAACAAGAGGCCTGGGATTATGCAATTGCACTCAAAAAAGCACAAGAACTCGGATTTGCAGAAGCAGACCCTACCTTCGATGTAGAAGGGATCGATGCTGGTCATAAAATCAGTTTGCTTGCAAGTCTTGCCTTCCGTGAGTACGTTTCGTTCGCTTCCCTTTCCGTAAAAGGAATTTCCGATCTACAATCTTTGGACATCCAGTCCGCACTTTCTCTTGGATACCGAATTAAACTTTTAGGAATCTCTAAACGAAGTTCGGCGGGTGTTCTCACCAAAGTCCATCCGACTCTCGTTCCTCTCGACCATCCTTTGGCAAATGTGATGAATGAATCCAATGCAGTTTTTTATAAAACTAAAGAAGCCGATTCAGGAATGATCACGGGAAAGGGAGCTGGGGGAATGCCTACTGCAAGTGCAGTTCTCTCTGACATCATTTACTACGCATCCCGACTCGGGAGCAAAGATATCGCAAAAGAAAATAATCTATTTCCGGAAGCGAAAGCATTTCCAGAGCCTGACAATTTGGTTCGTTATTACCTACGTTTTTCCACTGTGGACAAACCTGGGGTTCTTGCTGAAATTTCTCAGGTGCTTGGCCGTCATAATATTTCAATTGCATCCGTCCAACAGAAGGAGTCCACTTCAGAACCTGTGTCTGTGATTGTTGTCACACACGGAGCGACGGAAGGGGAATTTCAAAAATCTCTGCAGGAAATTGATACTATGTCGACCATCATCAAACAGAAAACTGTGGCCATCCGGCTTTTGGAAAAACTGTAA